The genomic region TTGGCGGTCCAACCCGAACTCCACGCCCTGCCCTACAGTGACGGTCCGTCCGCGTGCGACCATAAGCGGCGCGTCGCGCACGTCCCACGTCTCGACGGTGAAGGTGACCAGACGCCCTTCCAGAGTGCCCGCCAAAACCTGACAGACCGAAACCGGGCAGGCCAGCACCGCAGCAAGGATCGCCGCCCGGATCATGCGAATTTCAGCGCCGCGATCCCGGCAAGGATCAGCAGCACCCCAAGCACGCGCATGGCATTGACCGTCTCACCGAACAGGAACACCGCCGCGATGGCCGTGCCGACCGCGCCGATGCCCACCCAGACGGCATAGGCCGTCCCCACCGGCAGGGTCTTCATCGCGACCGACAGCAGGTAGAACGATCCCAACGCCAGCACGACTGTGATGGCCGAGGGGACCACGCGGGTGAACCCTTCGGAATACTTCAGCCCCAGCGCCCAGCCGGTTTCCATCAGCCCGGCAATCGCCACGATGATCCAGGGGTTCACGCAGCAAGTCCTTTCGCGCCCATATCAAGGAACTTTTGCCGACGGTCCTTGATCAGGGCCTCGGGCTTCTTGCCGGACAGGTCTTTCAGCATCGCCTCGATGGCCTTGCCCACGGCGTCAATCGCCTCTTTCGGTGCGCGTTGCGCGCCGCCCATCGGCTCTTTCACGATCCGGTCGATGACCCCAAGCTTCTGCAGGTCCTGTGCCGTCAGGCGCAAAGCCTCGGCCGCTTCGCGCATTTTTTCGGCGTCTTTCCACAGGATGCTGGCGCAGCCCTCAGGCGAGATGACCGAATAGACGCTGTGTTCCAGCATCGCCACCCGGTTCGCCGTCGCAAAAGCCACCGCGCCGCCGGATCCACCCTCGCCGATCACGACAGAAATCAGCGGCACGCCGATGGCCAGGCACTTTTCGGTGCTGCGGGCAATCGCCTCGGCCTGACCGCGTTCTTCCGCGCCCTTGCCGGGATAGGCACCGGGCGTGTCCACCAGCGTGATCACCGGCAGGCGGAACCGGTCGGCCAGATCCATCAGCCGGATCGCCTTGCGATAGCCTTCCGGCCGGGCCATGCCGAAGTTGCGTTCGATCCGCGTCTTGGTGTCATTGCCTTTTTCGTGGCCGATCACCATGACCGGCTGGTCCTGAAACCGCGCGATTCCCCCCATCACCGCATGGTCGTCGGCAAAGGCCCGATCCCCGGCAAGCGACGTGAACTCGCTGAACAGCGCCTCGACGTAATCCTTGCAATGCGGCCGGTCGGGATGCCGCGCCACCTGGCACTTCTGCCATGGCGTCAGGCCTTTATAGAGATCGCGCAGCGCGGTTTCCGCCTTGCGGTCCAGCGCCTCGGCCTCTTTCGAGACATCCATGCCCGGGCTGGTCTTGGCCATCGCCCGCAGCTCTTCGGCCTTGCCTTCGATTTCGGCCAGAGGCTTTTCAAACTCAAGGTAGTTCATGACGCTTCCTTCCGGGGACCTTGCCTATATGCCCTTGGGCAAGGCGTGATGCAACTCGGCAAGCGTCAGTCTGACGCCTGACCAAGGTCCAGCGCTGCAAGATGCGCCACGTGATCCGGCCCGCAGCTCAGCTTTTTCGCAAGCTTGCTGTCTGGCATCACAACGCGCCAGAACGGCACCACCTCGTCCAGGCGCTTGCCTTCCTCCAGATCGCGCAAGCTGACCTCGGCCACCACCCGAAGGTAGATCGCCGTCGTCACCGGGCACATCGAATTGGCCCCCGCCTTCCGCGCGAGCTCATTGCGCAAGCGATCCATCGTCCGCGTCTCGCCGGGCGGGATCTTCGCAACATAGGCCGCGATGTCCCCGGGTGAGGAGATCAGCATTGTGTTCCCAGCCTTCACGCCCGCAAAATCGGCGTGCAGCATCACCACATGTGGCGGCTTCGCCCCGCCAAAGCGTTTGCGCCAGTCAGTCGGCTTCTTCGCCATCTACCCCTCCACCCGCGCCTTCAAGGCGGCAAGATATATGGTCGCGAAAGCGCCCGGGTCAAACATCAGGCGCGAAATGATCCGGCCCAACGGCGACGGCACCGTCGCCCGTTCAACCACTGCGATGCGGGTGCCCTCTGCCACTGGCTCCAGCACCGCCTCCCATATGCCGGAATACCCCGCGTCCGAGGTGAAGCGGAGCCGGATGCGCGCCTTGGTCATCTCCTCCGCGGCAAAGGCGATCTTTTCACCCCGGGGGGTGATTTCTTCCCAGCCCTCGGCCGTGCGCGTGACCTTGGCCACAGCGCGCCATTCAGGTTGCGCTTCCACGTCGGCGATCACCGCAAGCACCCGGTCCGGTGGTGCTGCGATCACGGTTTCGGCGCGCCCTTCGCGCGTGGCCGGAAGCAACCAGCCGATCAGGAAGATCACGATCGCCAAAAGGGCCAGGCCAGCAAAGGTCAGGATCAGGATACGCATGAACACCACTCCGAGTCAGGTGGTCCTGCCGTAGCAAGTTCTGTCGCTGCGTCGAAGTATCTCAAGAATCCGGGTTGTTTATCAGCGGGTTGTCTGAAATCCCACCCACCGGAAACAGCAGCGCCCCGTGGCTGGGCCACGGGGCGTGCATCCTCCCTAGTCGCCGCGCGGGGCCTCCCGTCCCCTGGTGCGCGGCTCAGGTATTCTTTGCAATCCGCCCAAGGTCAGGGCTGACGCTGCGTGAACCTGCACGTTTCACGGGCAGTTTGTCAACGATTCATGCGCCCGCAATCATCTCGGCCTGCCGCACGATCACTTCCGCCTGCCGCATGGAGGCGATGTCCACCAGCCGCCCCTTGTAGACCGCCGCCCCCTGCCCGGCGGCCTTCGCCGCCTCCATCGCCGACAGGATCTCGCGCGCTTCGGCTACCGCAGCCTCGGACGGCGTGAAAACCTCATTGGCCAGCGCCACCTGCTTGGGGTGGATCGCCCATTTGCCGACCATCCCCAGCGTTGCCGACCGCCGTGCCTGCGCCCGGAACCCTTCCTCGTCGGAAAAGTCGCCGAACGGTCCGTCGACCGGCAGAATGCCATGTGTCCGGCAGGCGGCAACGATCGCGGCCTGCGCCCAATGCCAGGGATCAGACCAGTATTTCGCCCCCTCGCGGTGCATGTAATAGTTCTCCTGCGTCCCGCCGATGCCGGTCGTCTGCATCCCCATCGACGCCGCGAAATCCGCCGCACCCAATGACATCGCCTGCAGGCGCGGGCTGCTGGCGGCAATCTCCTCGACATGGGCGATCCCCGCCGCAGTCTCGATGATGACCTCAAGGCTGATCCGCTTCGTGCGCCCTGCCGCCGCCTCGCAGGCTGTGACCAGCGCATCCACTGCATAGACATCGGCCGCGCAGCCGACCTTGGGGATCATGATCTGGTCCAGCCTTGGCCCGGCCTGTTCCAGCAGATCGACCACGTCGCGGTACCAAAAGGGGGTATCAAGCCCGTTGATCCGCACGCTAAGCGTCTTGCGGCCCCAGTCCACCTCGCTGATCGCCTTGATGATATTCGCCCGCGCCTGCGGCTTGTCCGCCGGGGCAACTGAATCCTCCAGATCAAGGTTGATCACATCCGCCGCACTGGCCGCCATCTTGGCAAACAGCTCAGGCCGTGATCCGGGGCCGAAAAGCTGGCAGCGGTTCGGGCGGGCGGGGGCAGCGGGTTGCAGACGGAAGCTCATCGGTCAGGCCTTCGGGCAATCATGTTTCACTGGACGCGGTCCCT from Tabrizicola piscis harbors:
- a CDS encoding DMT family transporter translates to MNPWIIVAIAGLMETGWALGLKYSEGFTRVVPSAITVVLALGSFYLLSVAMKTLPVGTAYAVWVGIGAVGTAIAAVFLFGETVNAMRVLGVLLILAGIAALKFA
- a CDS encoding acetyl-CoA carboxylase carboxyltransferase subunit alpha; protein product: MNYLEFEKPLAEIEGKAEELRAMAKTSPGMDVSKEAEALDRKAETALRDLYKGLTPWQKCQVARHPDRPHCKDYVEALFSEFTSLAGDRAFADDHAVMGGIARFQDQPVMVIGHEKGNDTKTRIERNFGMARPEGYRKAIRLMDLADRFRLPVITLVDTPGAYPGKGAEERGQAEAIARSTEKCLAIGVPLISVVIGEGGSGGAVAFATANRVAMLEHSVYSVISPEGCASILWKDAEKMREAAEALRLTAQDLQKLGVIDRIVKEPMGGAQRAPKEAIDAVGKAIEAMLKDLSGKKPEALIKDRRQKFLDMGAKGLAA
- a CDS encoding L-malyl-CoA/beta-methylmalyl-CoA lyase: MSFRLQPAAPARPNRCQLFGPGSRPELFAKMAASAADVINLDLEDSVAPADKPQARANIIKAISEVDWGRKTLSVRINGLDTPFWYRDVVDLLEQAGPRLDQIMIPKVGCAADVYAVDALVTACEAAAGRTKRISLEVIIETAAGIAHVEEIAASSPRLQAMSLGAADFAASMGMQTTGIGGTQENYYMHREGAKYWSDPWHWAQAAIVAACRTHGILPVDGPFGDFSDEEGFRAQARRSATLGMVGKWAIHPKQVALANEVFTPSEAAVAEAREILSAMEAAKAAGQGAAVYKGRLVDIASMRQAEVIVRQAEMIAGA
- a CDS encoding SRPBCC family protein produces the protein MRILILTFAGLALLAIVIFLIGWLLPATREGRAETVIAAPPDRVLAVIADVEAQPEWRAVAKVTRTAEGWEEITPRGEKIAFAAEEMTKARIRLRFTSDAGYSGIWEAVLEPVAEGTRIAVVERATVPSPLGRIISRLMFDPGAFATIYLAALKARVEG